The following DNA comes from Streptococcus pasteurianus.
TTTTCTTGGAAACTGTTATCAAGCACACTAAGGCAATTTTGGGCGGTCCGATTGTTTTTGGTAAACCAAATCTTGGTATCTTGGTGCTACTATTTTTAATGTTGGGCGTGCTTTATGATTGCTGGCGACGAAAGAAAACGGCAATTTTTCTTGTCAGCTTAGTAGCTCTGCTATTTTTTCAAATCAAGCATCCGCTAGAAAACGAGGTGACGGTGGTTGATATTGGGCAGGGAGATAGTATTTTTGTGCGTGATGTTAAGGGGAATACGCTGCTAATTGATGTGGGCGGAAAGGTGAGTTTTAGTGAGAAGAACGCGTGGCAGGAGCGGCTGACGGATAGCAATGCGGAGCGAACGTTGATTCCTTATCTCAACAGTCGCGGCGTTGGAAAAATTGACCAGTTAGTTCTGACGCACACGGATACTGACCACATGGGAGATATGCTAGAGGTGGTAAAGCAGGTGAAAATTGATGAAATTCTGGTTAGTCAGGGAAGTTTGACAAAGCCAGATTTTGTGGCGAAATTACAAGCCATGAAAACCAAGGTGCGCGTGGTAACAGCTGGTGATGTTTTGCCGATTATGGGAAGTCACCTGCAAGTGCTTTATCCGAGCCAGACTGGTGATGGTGGTAACAATGACTCGGTGGTGCTTTATGGGAATCTTTTGGGTAAGAATTTCTTGTTTACAGGAGATTTGGAAGAAGAAGGCGAGCAAGAGTTGATAGCAACTTATCCCAATCTGCCGGTTGATGTCTTAAAAGCAGGGCATCATGGCTCAAAAGGATCATCAAGTTCAGAATTTCTCGCTCACATTTCACCGCAAATTGCTTTGATTTCCGCAGGGCAAAATAACCGATACAAACATCCTCACCAAGAAACGCTTGAACGCTTCCGAGTACAAAACATGACCATTTACCGCACAGACGAGCAAGGCGCTATCCGCTTTAGAGGACTAAATCACTGGAAAATCGAAACAGTGAGGTAGGGGGAATTGAAAAGACTTTTTCTTCAGTTTAAAACCATGAGTTTTTCTCATGGTTTTTTGTTATAATATTTCTATGATTGCAATCGAAGAAATTGATAAATTACGAAAAGAAAATCTTAGTTTAATTACGGTGGTGACGGGTGAGGATTTGGGACAATTTTCTCAGCTGAAAGAACGTATGATGGCACGTGTTGGTTATGATAAGGATGACTTGACTTATTCTTATTTTGATATGGCTGAGGTTGATTATCAAGATGCGGAAATGGACCTTGAAAGTCTGCCATTTTTTGCTGACCAAAAGGTGGTTATTTTTGATAATTTACTCGACATCACGACAGCTAAGAGGTCTTGTTTGGATGATAAGGCACTCAAACGTTTTGAGGTATATTTGGAAAATCCCTTGGACACGACGCGCTTGATTATTTTTGCGCCAGGGAAATTAGACGGCAAACGTCGCTTGGTGAAAATTCTTAAACGTGATGCACAGATTTTTGAAGCAAGTGAATTAAAAGAAGCAGAGCTAAAAACGTATTTCCGAAAATTGGCTCACAAAGAAAATCTGACCTTTGATTCAGGTGTTTTTGAGGCTTTGCTTTTGAAATCCAATTATGATTTCAGTGAGATTTTGAAAAACATTGCTTTTTTGAAATCTTATAAAAAAGATGGTCATATCACGGCAGATGATATTAATCAAGCCATTCCAAAAACGCTTCAGGATAATATTTTCGACTTGACGCAGTTTGTTTTGAATGGCAAAATCGATGAGGCACGCGAGCTGATTCGTGATTTGCGTTTGCAAGGTGAGGATGAAATCAAATTGATTGCGATTATGTTAGGGCAGTTTCGCATGTTCTTGCAAGTCAGCATTTTAGCCAGTCAAGGTAAAAATGAACAACAAACTGTAACGGCGCTGTCAGATTATCTTGGACGTCGTGTCAATCCTTATCAAGTTAAGTTTGCTTTG
Coding sequences within:
- the holA gene encoding DNA polymerase III subunit delta; its protein translation is MIAIEEIDKLRKENLSLITVVTGEDLGQFSQLKERMMARVGYDKDDLTYSYFDMAEVDYQDAEMDLESLPFFADQKVVIFDNLLDITTAKRSCLDDKALKRFEVYLENPLDTTRLIIFAPGKLDGKRRLVKILKRDAQIFEASELKEAELKTYFRKLAHKENLTFDSGVFEALLLKSNYDFSEILKNIAFLKSYKKDGHITADDINQAIPKTLQDNIFDLTQFVLNGKIDEARELIRDLRLQGEDEIKLIAIMLGQFRMFLQVSILASQGKNEQQTVTALSDYLGRRVNPYQVKFALRDSRTLSMPFLKKALAVLIETDYAIKTGTYDKAYLFDIAILKIAHEHH